Proteins from one Oryza sativa Japonica Group chromosome 12, ASM3414082v1 genomic window:
- the LOC4351972 gene encoding ubiquitin-like domain-containing protein produces the protein MRRRCIDHLHIIWGSRSHRAAAIERSMEVTLETVAGRRFTVEIWFFSTVRRIKEYVLRQEGIPVESQRLFFAGAELDDDGDTERYSILQGSTVLLLLPEDGAAPPSSGGGGGGGGGTKAMVRVVVNAPAALAGKGGAVTVEVDAAACTVAGLKERVQEGTDGALPAARVALMFGKVEMEDGRAVAEYVPPGAAADGTATVVVSAVVRPPPPPTPTPQPPQQPRVTVNVKWGAKAAAVEVSDMLAVKDLRAELGGAAAHLPLPKDGGYFFIYKQNVMEEDRTLRWHDVKNGDTIEIFNGRVTGGA, from the coding sequence ATGCGCCGGCGATGCATCGATCATCTGCACATTATATGGGGATCTCGATCGCATCGTGCGGCGGCGATCGAGAGATCAATGGAGGTGACGTTGGAGACGGTGGcggggcggcggttcacggtgGAGATCTGGTTCTTCTCGACGGTGCGGCGGATCAAGGAGTACGTGCTGCGGCAGGAGGGCATCCCCGTGGAGTCGCAGCGCCTCTtcttcgccggcgccgagctggacgacgacggcgacacggaGCGCTACTCCATCCTCCAGGGCTCCaccgtgctcctcctcctccccgaggacggcgccgctccgccgtcatccggtggcggaggcggcggcggcggagggacgAAGGCGATGGTGCGGGTGGTCGTGAACGCGCCCGCCGCGCTCGCGGGGAAGGGCGGCGCGGTGACCGTGGAggtcgacgcggcggcgtgCACCGTGGCGGGGCTGAAGGAGCGGGTGCAGGAGGGGACCGACGgcgcgctgccggcggcgagggtggcgctGATGTTCGGGAAGGTGGAGATGGAGGACGGCAGGGCGGTGGCGGAGTACGTGccgccgggcgcggcggcggacgggacggcgacggtggtggtgtCCGCGGTCgtgcgtcctccgccgccgccgacgcctacgccgcagccgccgcagcagccgcggGTGACGGTGAACGTGAAGTGgggagcgaaggcggcggcggtggaggtgagcGACATGCTGGCGGTGAAGGACCTGCgcgcggagctcggcggcgcggcggcgcacctGCCGCTGCCCAAGGACGGCGGCTACTTCTTCATCTACAAGCAGAACGTGATGGAGGAGGACCGCACGCTGCGGTGGCACGACGTCAAGAACGGCGACACCATCGAGATCTTCAACGGCAGGGTCACCGGCGGCGCCTGA